The following coding sequences are from one Sphingobium sp. Cam5-1 window:
- a CDS encoding TonB-dependent receptor — MSSSSKSIPSFLALGCVSAIAFASAAQAQDGAPAPKLGGMTVTDTAIDASEIKVERAGSPKYVRPLLDTPQTITVINKETIQQQNLLTLRDVLSTVPGITFGAGEGGFGYGDRIILRGQDAKNDVTVDGVRSGAFLNRNEVYNIEQVEVTNGANSVMNGGGSVAGTINLVTKRPLADDQTILNAGIGTDNYYRATVDANKRINDLIAVRVNAVYHENDVPGRDVENYKRWGIAPAITIGIDSPTSLTLQYEHLDDDAMPQYGIRYFPALGGIADGFDRSGYYGFANLDKQDSKTDTLQAIFSHQFSDAVKFRNLTRYENIRQNTVTSQPNGVFCLDNGTAGGFNPDAANGSCTTTIYTSQAGETLTIPVGYYLPTGGRGNQRFIRNETAYTQFDLSADFDTGGVEHSLVVGASALWERYNQRQGSIGRTADGFDPYAAPFTVPRGQSTAIPNTLYNAAASLGFYNPLVSIADPSSTIVGPAATSGLQRFYGSNAYNGPTNFILSSYNIGQQTSYAAYLFDAMKVTDWFELNGGLRYEKVKGWNRAFSYEVAGPNRGLLTVPAAGVTNPTYTSIDDNLFSYRIGAVFKPTPNTSVYLAYGNSKLPSKASVDGSCSARNVDGGSGTCNVKPENTKNYEIGAKADLFDAKLLLTAALFRNDRNQIKVLSGDPLLPDQASDGHQRVEGISLGASGNITSNWTISANYMYLKSKIKQGVSDYCLANPGTNDPAAGNCGNSTAFPDPTRGYSLTNTPKHSGSLFTTYRFGFGLELGYGITYQGKFLLNQPNLAQLASGNYVGYYVPSYTIHRFMANYPITENLKAQLNVQNFTNEKYVTTVRNNVGNSWAQPAPTRSAVLSLNYTF, encoded by the coding sequence ATGTCCAGCAGTTCCAAATCGATCCCGTCCTTCCTGGCGCTTGGATGCGTAAGCGCAATTGCCTTTGCTTCGGCCGCCCAGGCGCAAGACGGCGCACCGGCGCCCAAGCTTGGCGGGATGACCGTAACGGACACCGCGATCGATGCCTCGGAGATCAAGGTCGAGCGAGCAGGGTCCCCTAAATATGTGCGCCCACTGCTGGACACGCCGCAGACGATCACAGTGATCAACAAGGAAACGATCCAGCAGCAGAATCTGCTCACATTGCGTGACGTGCTGTCGACTGTGCCCGGCATCACCTTCGGTGCTGGCGAGGGCGGTTTCGGTTATGGCGACCGCATCATCCTGCGCGGCCAGGACGCGAAGAACGACGTTACCGTCGATGGCGTCCGATCGGGCGCATTCCTGAATCGCAACGAAGTCTATAATATCGAGCAGGTCGAAGTTACCAACGGCGCGAACTCCGTGATGAACGGCGGCGGTTCGGTTGCGGGTACGATCAACCTCGTGACTAAGCGGCCGCTGGCGGATGACCAGACGATCCTGAATGCCGGGATCGGGACCGACAATTATTATCGCGCGACGGTGGATGCCAACAAGCGCATCAACGACCTGATCGCCGTGCGCGTCAATGCGGTATATCACGAAAATGACGTGCCCGGCCGCGACGTCGAAAATTACAAGCGCTGGGGCATCGCGCCTGCGATCACCATCGGCATCGACAGCCCGACCAGCCTGACGTTGCAATATGAGCATCTGGATGACGATGCGATGCCGCAATATGGCATTCGGTATTTCCCTGCGCTGGGTGGGATAGCGGATGGCTTTGATCGTTCGGGCTATTACGGTTTCGCCAATCTGGACAAGCAGGATAGCAAGACGGACACGTTGCAGGCGATCTTCAGCCATCAATTCAGCGACGCGGTCAAGTTTCGCAACCTGACGCGTTATGAGAATATTCGCCAGAACACCGTGACGAGCCAGCCCAACGGCGTATTCTGCCTGGATAACGGCACTGCTGGCGGCTTTAATCCAGATGCGGCCAACGGATCGTGCACGACCACTATCTATACAAGCCAAGCGGGTGAGACCCTGACAATCCCGGTAGGCTATTATTTGCCGACAGGCGGGCGCGGCAACCAACGCTTCATCCGTAATGAAACGGCCTATACCCAATTCGACCTCAGCGCAGATTTCGACACGGGTGGCGTCGAGCACAGCCTAGTCGTCGGTGCCTCGGCACTGTGGGAACGTTATAATCAGCGCCAGGGAAGCATTGGGCGCACGGCTGATGGCTTTGATCCCTATGCTGCTCCTTTCACAGTGCCTCGCGGTCAAAGCACCGCCATCCCCAACACGCTTTACAATGCCGCAGCCAGCCTGGGATTCTATAACCCGCTTGTAAGCATTGCCGATCCCAGCAGCACGATCGTCGGCCCTGCTGCAACATCCGGTCTGCAGCGTTTCTATGGCAGCAATGCTTATAACGGCCCCACCAACTTCATCCTGAGCAGCTACAATATCGGGCAGCAGACCAGCTATGCCGCATATTTGTTCGATGCCATGAAGGTCACGGACTGGTTCGAATTGAACGGCGGCCTGCGGTATGAAAAGGTCAAGGGCTGGAACCGCGCCTTCAGCTATGAGGTAGCCGGTCCCAACAGGGGGTTGTTGACGGTGCCCGCTGCGGGGGTCACAAATCCAACCTATACGTCGATCGATGACAACCTTTTCTCCTACCGTATCGGTGCAGTGTTCAAGCCGACGCCGAACACCAGCGTTTACTTGGCCTATGGCAACTCAAAACTGCCATCCAAGGCTTCGGTCGATGGCTCCTGCTCTGCAAGAAACGTTGATGGGGGCAGCGGCACTTGTAATGTGAAGCCGGAAAACACGAAGAATTACGAGATCGGCGCGAAGGCAGATCTGTTTGATGCGAAACTGCTGCTGACGGCTGCTCTTTTCCGCAACGACCGAAACCAGATCAAGGTGCTTTCCGGCGACCCACTGCTTCCTGACCAGGCATCCGACGGGCATCAGCGAGTTGAAGGGATTTCGCTGGGCGCTTCCGGTAACATCACGAGCAACTGGACGATCTCGGCGAACTACATGTATCTCAAAAGCAAGATCAAACAGGGAGTTTCCGATTACTGCCTAGCCAATCCCGGTACAAATGATCCGGCTGCTGGCAACTGCGGAAACAGCACTGCTTTCCCTGATCCAACTCGCGGATATTCACTCACCAATACGCCCAAGCATTCGGGCAGTCTGTTCACCACCTACCGCTTCGGGTTCGGCTTGGAACTGGGTTACGGCATCACTTACCAGGGCAAGTTTCTGCTCAACCAGCCAAACCTGGCACAGCTCGCGAGTGGGAACTATGTCGGTTATTACGTGCCGAGCTATACCATTCACAGGTTCATGGCCAACTACCCGATTACTGAAAACCTGAAGGCTCAGCTCAACGTCCAGAATTTCACGAACGAGAAATATGTGACGACCGTTCGTAACAACGTTGGCAACAGCTGGGCACAGCCCGCACCGACCCGTTCGGCAGTGTTGAGCCTGAACTACACTTTCTGA
- a CDS encoding ribbon-helix-helix domain-containing protein, with translation MAQGDHSEGAVPPTGLPFSPPVKRSVTIAGHQTAISLEPIFWQALRTVAVRESLPLNALIAQIDLARLAAPSPPNLASAIRCWLFANALTGDNNYSQ, from the coding sequence ATGGCGCAGGGCGACCATAGTGAAGGCGCGGTGCCGCCAACCGGGTTGCCCTTCTCGCCTCCCGTCAAGCGGAGCGTGACGATTGCGGGGCACCAGACCGCCATCAGTCTTGAACCCATATTCTGGCAGGCTCTCCGCACGGTCGCTGTGCGAGAGAGTTTGCCTCTCAATGCCTTAATCGCGCAGATCGATCTTGCGCGGTTGGCAGCTCCCAGTCCGCCTAATTTGGCCAGCGCCATACGATGCTGGCTCTTCGCTAATGCGCTGACCGGCGATAATAATTATTCGCAATAG
- the phbB gene encoding acetoacetyl-CoA reductase, with product MGRVAIVTGGTRGIGEAISLALKQLGCTVAANYAGNDEKARDFTERTGIEAFRWDVGDHQACLDGCAAVAEKLGPVDIVVNNAGITRDGVLAKMSFDDWNEVMRINLGGCFNMAKATFGGMRERAWGRIVNIGSINGQAGQYGQVNYAAAKSGIHGFTKALAQEGAKFGVTVNAIAPGYIDTDMVAAVPAPVLEKIVAKIPVGRLGQAEEIARGVAFLCSEEAGFVTGSTMSINGGQHMY from the coding sequence ATGGGCAGAGTTGCTATCGTAACGGGCGGAACACGCGGAATCGGGGAAGCGATCAGCCTCGCGCTCAAACAACTGGGCTGCACAGTCGCGGCCAATTATGCCGGAAACGATGAAAAGGCGCGGGACTTCACAGAGAGGACAGGTATCGAAGCCTTCCGCTGGGATGTGGGAGATCATCAGGCTTGTCTGGACGGTTGTGCAGCGGTCGCCGAAAAACTGGGTCCGGTAGATATCGTCGTCAATAACGCGGGCATCACCCGCGACGGCGTGCTCGCCAAGATGAGTTTCGACGACTGGAATGAGGTAATGCGCATCAACCTTGGCGGTTGTTTCAACATGGCTAAGGCGACCTTCGGGGGAATGCGTGAAAGAGCTTGGGGGCGGATCGTCAATATCGGCTCCATCAACGGTCAGGCTGGCCAATATGGGCAGGTAAACTATGCTGCCGCCAAGTCTGGTATCCATGGATTTACCAAAGCGCTGGCGCAGGAAGGGGCGAAGTTCGGCGTTACCGTCAATGCGATCGCGCCGGGCTATATCGACACCGACATGGTGGCTGCGGTGCCTGCTCCGGTTTTGGAGAAGATCGTCGCCAAGATCCCTGTCGGCCGCCTCGGACAGGCCGAAGAGATCGCACGCGGCGTAGCCTTTTTGTGCAGCGAAGAGGCGGGCTTCGTCACGGGGAGCACGATGTCGATCAATGGCGGACAGCATATGTACTGA
- the hemH gene encoding ferrochelatase, with product MENIGVLIINLGTPDAPDAASVRRYLGEFLSDPRVVEIPQLLWQPILRGPILLTRPAKSAKAYREVWMEKGSPLAVYTCETAAALRQITGPEVRVDWAMRYGSPSIAERLNAMIAAGCDRILLAPLYPQYCAATTATALDACYTALAGLRAQPAIRTLPPYFAEAAYIEALRSSTESQLAELDFKPDLLVASFHGMPERTRDLGDPYYDQCRATANLLQEALGREVRLSFQSRFGRAKWLGPATDETLRELPRQGVRSVAVLTPGFSADCLETLEEIAIRGQEEFLAAGGEAFAHLRCLNASPEAIILYRELIGRELAGWVQEEFRPVQHGR from the coding sequence ATGGAAAATATCGGCGTCCTTATCATCAATCTCGGCACGCCCGACGCACCAGACGCGGCGTCCGTGCGGCGTTATCTGGGCGAGTTTCTGTCCGACCCGCGAGTGGTGGAAATCCCCCAACTTCTGTGGCAGCCGATATTGCGCGGCCCGATCCTTCTTACTCGCCCGGCCAAGTCCGCGAAGGCTTACCGGGAGGTGTGGATGGAAAAGGGATCGCCGCTCGCCGTTTATACTTGTGAAACTGCTGCCGCGCTCCGGCAAATCACCGGGCCGGAGGTTAGGGTGGATTGGGCCATGCGCTATGGATCGCCGTCCATCGCCGAACGGCTGAATGCGATGATCGCCGCTGGATGCGACCGAATCCTGCTGGCGCCGCTTTACCCGCAATATTGCGCAGCAACGACGGCCACCGCTCTGGATGCTTGTTATACCGCGCTCGCGGGCCTGCGAGCCCAGCCAGCCATTCGCACGTTGCCCCCATATTTTGCGGAAGCAGCCTATATCGAGGCGCTGCGCAGTTCGACCGAAAGCCAACTGGCCGAACTGGACTTCAAACCGGATCTGCTCGTGGCCAGTTTCCACGGAATGCCTGAGCGAACGCGCGATTTGGGTGATCCCTATTATGATCAGTGCCGTGCCACCGCTAATCTGCTGCAGGAAGCGCTTGGCAGAGAAGTGAGGCTGTCGTTCCAATCACGATTCGGGCGAGCGAAATGGCTCGGTCCCGCAACGGATGAGACGTTGCGGGAGCTTCCCAGGCAGGGCGTTAGATCGGTTGCTGTGCTTACCCCCGGCTTTTCGGCCGATTGTCTGGAGACGTTGGAGGAAATCGCTATCCGGGGGCAGGAAGAATTCCTGGCGGCTGGAGGCGAGGCGTTCGCCCATTTACGCTGTTTGAACGCATCGCCGGAAGCTATCATTCTTTACCGCGAACTGATCGGCCGCGAACTGGCTGGTTGGGTTCAGGAAGAGTTTCGTCCAGTTCAACATGGGAGGTGA
- a CDS encoding xanthine dehydrogenase family protein molybdopterin-binding subunit has protein sequence MTRALRRQANHKGTARGLDRRTLLVGAGASAGLLLAWGAWPRSYRPNLNTAPGETVFNAFLKIDKAGRILVVVPQAETGQGVTTLLPQILADELGADWRTVGVQSAPISPLYANTLLASEWLASDWSRLAGDFGNWTIEQYATRRALMLTGAGTSVPMFHRAYKEAGAAARVLLCQAAAARWDVSWESCDIQNGIISDGGQRTLKIGEVAAEAAEFELPEILPFRQDQVDRLFGQDLPRLDTPSKIDGSHNFAADVRLPDMVFASIRQGPIGDAVLTRVNEHAAKSVTGFIKLVRTERWVAAVATNWWAANKALDLSDPVFELSSAPVSSANIDASLEEAFSGSDGRRLYSRGDLKPLFDNATILASEFTVAPGLHLALEPPCATARVTDGLAEIWMPAQAPALARGAIADALDLPEQQVVLYPLHAGGSFGRKMDFEVGVQAASIAKDVGRPVQLLWSRLEDVIQDRPSAPAHARMAAKLGRNGAIEGWLAKVAAPCAMTQTWNRIAHRKLPHEASRDTANASSRLAVAGMELPYALPNWAVDHFPADVGLPLGFVRGNAHLHGAFFTESFIDELAHLAGMEALSFRIQMLGGNPRLAHCLTTVGSMGGWQGGIEGSGQGLAAHVIDDAYIAVMVEAAIEGGRLKVGRIIAAVDGGEQVNPDIARQQVESGIIYGLASAMGASVPYAKGMPTRSIISRMGLPQLQDIGEVTVELIRSTAPPAGLSEIGAPAVAPAIANALFTVSGQRFRQLPILART, from the coding sequence ATGACGCGCGCACTGCGGAGGCAGGCAAATCATAAAGGCACGGCAAGGGGGCTTGATCGGCGTACGCTTTTGGTGGGCGCTGGAGCGTCGGCTGGCCTGCTGCTGGCCTGGGGTGCATGGCCGCGCAGCTACCGCCCAAATCTGAATACAGCGCCCGGCGAAACCGTCTTCAATGCCTTTCTGAAGATCGATAAGGCGGGAAGGATCCTCGTCGTCGTGCCCCAAGCCGAGACGGGGCAGGGTGTGACCACACTACTGCCACAGATATTGGCGGATGAACTGGGTGCGGACTGGCGCACCGTAGGTGTGCAAAGCGCGCCCATCAGTCCGCTCTATGCAAACACGTTGCTGGCCAGCGAGTGGCTTGCGAGCGACTGGTCGAGGCTGGCGGGTGACTTCGGCAATTGGACGATCGAGCAATATGCGACGCGGCGTGCTCTGATGCTGACTGGCGCTGGGACGTCAGTGCCAATGTTCCACAGAGCCTATAAGGAAGCAGGTGCCGCCGCGCGCGTGCTCTTGTGTCAGGCCGCTGCGGCGCGCTGGGACGTGTCATGGGAAAGTTGCGACATTCAGAACGGCATCATTTCTGATGGCGGCCAGCGCACTTTAAAGATCGGCGAGGTAGCCGCTGAAGCAGCGGAATTCGAGCTGCCCGAGATATTGCCCTTCCGCCAAGATCAGGTTGACCGGCTCTTCGGACAGGATTTGCCGCGCCTCGACACGCCTTCGAAGATTGATGGCAGCCATAATTTCGCTGCCGATGTCCGGCTGCCGGACATGGTTTTCGCTTCCATCCGGCAGGGGCCGATCGGCGATGCCGTGCTTACAAGGGTGAACGAGCATGCTGCAAAGTCCGTCACCGGCTTTATCAAACTGGTGCGCACCGAACGGTGGGTGGCCGCTGTCGCAACCAACTGGTGGGCCGCCAACAAGGCGCTTGATCTTAGCGATCCGGTTTTTGAATTATCGAGCGCGCCGGTCAGCAGCGCTAACATTGATGCTTCGCTTGAAGAGGCCTTTTCGGGTTCGGATGGTCGGCGGCTTTATTCGCGCGGCGATCTCAAGCCGCTTTTCGACAACGCCACCATCCTCGCCAGCGAGTTTACCGTTGCTCCGGGGTTGCATCTGGCGCTGGAGCCTCCTTGCGCGACCGCGCGTGTGACCGACGGCCTCGCCGAGATATGGATGCCCGCGCAAGCACCTGCACTCGCGCGTGGCGCGATAGCGGATGCTCTCGATCTGCCTGAGCAGCAAGTGGTGCTATACCCCCTGCATGCCGGTGGTTCTTTCGGCCGGAAGATGGATTTTGAGGTGGGCGTCCAGGCTGCGTCGATAGCGAAAGACGTTGGGCGGCCCGTCCAACTGCTCTGGTCAAGGCTGGAAGATGTGATTCAGGATCGTCCCAGCGCTCCTGCCCATGCTCGTATGGCGGCAAAGCTCGGCCGCAACGGCGCGATTGAAGGATGGCTGGCGAAAGTGGCGGCGCCTTGTGCCATGACCCAGACATGGAATCGCATCGCTCACCGCAAATTGCCGCATGAAGCGAGCCGTGATACTGCCAACGCTTCCAGCCGTCTCGCTGTGGCGGGGATGGAACTGCCATATGCGTTGCCGAATTGGGCGGTCGATCATTTCCCGGCCGATGTTGGACTGCCGCTGGGCTTTGTACGTGGCAACGCTCATCTTCATGGCGCCTTTTTTACGGAAAGCTTCATCGATGAACTGGCTCATCTTGCCGGGATGGAGGCGCTCTCTTTCCGTATTCAGATGCTGGGCGGCAACCCGCGACTGGCTCACTGCCTGACGACCGTCGGATCGATGGGGGGATGGCAGGGAGGTATCGAAGGTAGCGGTCAAGGTCTGGCGGCGCATGTCATAGATGACGCTTATATCGCCGTCATGGTTGAGGCAGCGATCGAGGGTGGTCGGCTCAAGGTCGGGCGGATCATCGCTGCGGTAGATGGCGGGGAGCAGGTCAATCCGGACATCGCACGTCAACAAGTGGAAAGCGGCATCATTTATGGCCTGGCTTCTGCAATGGGGGCTTCGGTGCCTTATGCGAAGGGAATGCCCACGCGCTCGATCATCTCCCGCATGGGCCTTCCTCAGTTGCAGGATATAGGTGAGGTCACGGTGGAACTGATCCGTAGCACCGCACCCCCGGCCGGGCTCAGCGAGATTGGGGCGCCTGCGGTTGCACCGGCCATAGCGAACGCTCTCTTTACAGTTTCGGGGCAGCGATTCCGCCAGCTGCCGATCTTGGCGCGGACATGA